The genomic region AGAAGCAACAGCAGCAGAAGTTCCTGACGATGCTCGCCCAGTATAAGGATGAAGAACAGAGCACCATTACACTCGGCGCAAGCCTGACGACGCTTCAAACTACGTTACCGCCTCTGGTTAATGCCTTTATGGAGAAACATCCGAATGCCGAACTGAAATTGTTGACGGGGAAAACGCATGAGATTGTCTCTTTTGTACGTGACAAAAAAGCCGATGTGGGTATTGTTGCTTCTTCCATCAGCGAAGTAGGGCTTAACTGTGTGCCGCTCTTTGACGATCATCTGGAGCTGGTAGTGCCGCTCACGCACCCTTTGTCCGGCAAGGAAGCCGGAATGGAGCATTTGCAGGATCTGCCGATGATCACGTTCTCCAAAGGCACCTGGTACCGCAAATTAACGGACGACCTCTTCCAGCGCTGTGCCGTGATGCCGGATATTCGTATGGAGATTGATTCCTTCGAAGCGATCATCCGACTTCTGCCTTCCGCCAAAGCCGCTGCTCTATTACCCAAGTCATATCTCCGTCCACAATTGCTCGCGGACAACGATCTGGTTTCTGTTCATTTGCCACAACTACAACAGACCCGAAGAACTACCTGCATGATCTATGGGGAAAAGGAAGACCTCAGTGAGACCTCCAGACAATGGGTCAAGGAGACGGCCGCACTCTTTACAGCAAAGGCGCCATTGCCCTCACGGAGGACTACGACGCCTTAGCTTGAATCTGATCAGCCAGGCTCCGACGCCTGGCTCCCATTTTTAATCATCTTAACTTATCAGCTCTCCTGGCTGATAACCTCCTCTTCAAATCGGTCGATATCTGCATTATTACCAATAATGACCATAATATCCCCCATCTGAAGCGAGTCCAGTGCTGTCGGAGCAATAATGACCCCGGCTTCTTTCTGTAACGCCACAATGCTGCAACCAAAACGTACGCGTGCATTCAGGGTGGAAAGGGTTTTGTTGTGCAGACAGGCGGGAACCTTCATCTCGACAATACTGTAATCATTGGATAGTTCAATGTAATCCAGCAAGTTCGGGGTGACCAGCTGGTGGGCAACCCGAATGCCCATATCCCGCTCAGGATAAACAACACGATCGATCCCCAGTTTATCCAGTGCTCGTCCGTGAAGGACGGATATGGCCTTGGCCACGACCGTCTTGACGCCCAGTTCTTTTAACAGAATCGCGGTGAGAATGCTCGTCTGGATATCATCCCCGATGGCAACGATGCAGCAGTCAAAATTACGAATCCCCAGGGAGCGCAGCACTTCCTCATCTGTGGCATCGGCTACAACGGCATGGGTGACCAATTCACTTATGTCTTCGACGACTTCTTCATTTTTATCGATCCCGAGCACCTCGTAGCCGAGTTCCATCAATTCCTGTGCCAGACTGGAGCCAAATCGTCCGAGCCCAATCACTGCAAACTGCTGTGTTTTCATTGTTCTTCACGAACCCCTCATCCAATAATCATTTTGCCTTCCGGATACCTGTATAACTCTTTACCCTTTTTCTGCCCAAGTGCATACGCTAATGTAATGGGTCCGAGCCTTCCTGCGAACATTGTAAAACAGATCAGGAGCTTCCCGATGGTGGTCAGCTTCAGCGTTAGTCCGAGTGATAATCCCACGGTGCCAAAGGCCGATGTCGTTTCAAATAAAATCATCATAAAGCTGGCTTCTTCCGTGGTACTCAGCGCCATCGTTACGGCTATGATGAACAAGAGCGCCAGCAATGTAATGGTAAGCGCCTTGAAAATCCTTTCCTGTACGAGCCGATAGCGGAAAAATACGATATCTTCACGTCCACGCATCATGGCGATGACTGCGCCAGCCATAATCATAAATGTCGTCGTTTTGATCCCGCCTCCGGTTGAGCCCGGTGAAGCACCGATGAACATCAAAATGATGATAAAGAACTGCGTTGCCTGCCTGAGCCCAGCAATGTCTACCGTATTGGCCCCTGCTGTTCGCGGTGTAACTGACTGGAAGAACGAACCGAGTATTTTGCCACCCCAGTTCAGACCACCGAGCGTCCGGGGATTGCTGAATTCGAATACGAAAATAACGAGTGCACCAAACACAATCAACAATCCAGTCATTAACAGTACAACTTTGGAGTGCAGAGACAGCTTCCGCGTTTTGCGGTAATCCACCAGGTCTGACAACACCACAAAACCGATCCCGCCAGAGACAATCAGGAACATGGCTGTAAAATTCACCAGCGGGTCATATACATATCCGGTCAGACTGCGGAAATCCCCAAACATATCAAAGCCCGCATTGTTGAACATTGAGATCGCATGCCAGTAACCGTAATAGATCGCCTGTCCGATTGGCATGTCGAACGACCAACGAATGGCAAAGAGCGTACCACATATGCCTTCGAGAATGAGTGAGTAGATCACAACTTTACGAATCAGCCGAACGATGCCCTCCATCGTGCTCTGATTCATCGCTTCCTGTAGAATCAGCCGCTCCCTAAGCGAGATCCGCCGTTTGAACGCAATGGCAACCAACGTAGACATCGTCATGAAGCCAAGTCCGCCAATCTGAATCAGAATCGCGATCACAACCTGACCCAGCACCGAAAAATGAGTCCCTGTATCGACCACAACCAAACCGGTGACACATACGGCCGAAGTTGCCGTAAAGAGCGCATCAATAAATGCAAGGCTATCACCGTTTCGGCTGGATGCCGGAAGCATTAATAGCAGTGTGCCTACCAATATGATGGCAGCAAACCCTAACACAAGAATACGTGGTGGCGATAATCGCATCCATTGAACATTCAGTTTCACTTAAGTATCATCCATCCTCTGCTAAAATGAAAATAACTCCACACCCCGTGGAGCCTTCTTCATCTGAAATGCTGTTTCCAAACGTTAAACATGTATGATTCAGATTAAAACGACATATATAATGAAGTTGGAATATAATCTATTCGTTCCCTTGTTGGGCGAAAGACATGCGAATCGTTGCACATTTGTTTCAAAATTATAAGCGCTGCGGCGTTTGCAGACAAAACGTTTTTTGTGTAAATCGGATCGAATTCAGCCAAAAAGGGAAAAACTCAGATATGGCGACGGATGGATCAGATTCTTTCGGTCCTTTTCATTCATTTTCAAGGATTTACACCCGTTTTCGTTACATCATTGGCATTCATGCATCGCCCTGTGCTATGTTTACTTTAATATCCATATTAGATTAAGGAGGAACACCATTACATGAATCCCTTAGGGAAGCCTTTGCTACTCAAGGCTAACTTCAAGCGTCTGGGGTTGCTTGCGGCGATCGGCCTGATTCTATTTTTTGTATTTCAGATCTTTCCTGCTACCTCATCGCAAACCACAGAAATTTCGTCTACGTCCTTCATAACCAAGGAGCAGGCGACGCAATCCGCACGATCTTTCGCAGCTTCTGTGGATGACTATACACTGCCAAATGATGCTGGAAACACCCTGGTAACCTACCAGACACATTCCGATATTTACGGGTATATGGCCAAAACGAAACAACTCGACGCCTATAACCAGAAATGGGAAACAGCCTATCCTTACGATGTATACCGCGTTCGTTTGCCTGATCAGGACAAAGGCGGTTATCTTCATGTTGACGTACATATGAAAACAGGAAAAGTGGTCGGCTTCAAACGAGAACTCCCTTCTTCCCTCTATACAGCTATTGAGGCGGAACAGAGCACTGGGAAAGTGACCACATCGCAAGTGCTTGCCGAAGGCAATATGTCTCTAGACGAGAAAGAACAGCTTGCGGCTGGCGTTCTGGCCGAATTCGGTTATGAAGTGCCGACACTTCAACTGGATACTCGCGATGGTGAAGCGGGACTGAAGTATACAGATGCTGCAAAAACCATTGGAGATTCCAAACTTGAACTAAACTTTACGTTTGAAGAGGGTGCGGTACGATCGTTCGATCCTGGCTTCTCGGTCCCTGAATCCCATACCGATTATGTGAAAGCTCAGACGCGCCAAGCCAACTGGATGACCTATGGCGGATATGCGTTCCTCACCC from Paenibacillus sp. FSL R5-0341 harbors:
- a CDS encoding TrkA family potassium uptake protein — encoded protein: MKTQQFAVIGLGRFGSSLAQELMELGYEVLGIDKNEEVVEDISELVTHAVVADATDEEVLRSLGIRNFDCCIVAIGDDIQTSILTAILLKELGVKTVVAKAISVLHGRALDKLGIDRVVYPERDMGIRVAHQLVTPNLLDYIELSNDYSIVEMKVPACLHNKTLSTLNARVRFGCSIVALQKEAGVIIAPTALDSLQMGDIMVIIGNNADIDRFEEEVISQES
- a CDS encoding TrkH family potassium uptake protein encodes the protein MKLNVQWMRLSPPRILVLGFAAIILVGTLLLMLPASSRNGDSLAFIDALFTATSAVCVTGLVVVDTGTHFSVLGQVVIAILIQIGGLGFMTMSTLVAIAFKRRISLRERLILQEAMNQSTMEGIVRLIRKVVIYSLILEGICGTLFAIRWSFDMPIGQAIYYGYWHAISMFNNAGFDMFGDFRSLTGYVYDPLVNFTAMFLIVSGGIGFVVLSDLVDYRKTRKLSLHSKVVLLMTGLLIVFGALVIFVFEFSNPRTLGGLNWGGKILGSFFQSVTPRTAGANTVDIAGLRQATQFFIIILMFIGASPGSTGGGIKTTTFMIMAGAVIAMMRGREDIVFFRYRLVQERIFKALTITLLALLFIIAVTMALSTTEEASFMMILFETTSAFGTVGLSLGLTLKLTTIGKLLICFTMFAGRLGPITLAYALGQKKGKELYRYPEGKMIIG
- a CDS encoding LysR family transcriptional regulator, translating into MFEELNAFAAVVEQSSLNRASKLLNLSQPALSRKIAKLEDELGVALFHRRGKRLELTSVGQLAYTFAVEQKQQQQKFLTMLAQYKDEEQSTITLGASLTTLQTTLPPLVNAFMEKHPNAELKLLTGKTHEIVSFVRDKKADVGIVASSISEVGLNCVPLFDDHLELVVPLTHPLSGKEAGMEHLQDLPMITFSKGTWYRKLTDDLFQRCAVMPDIRMEIDSFEAIIRLLPSAKAAALLPKSYLRPQLLADNDLVSVHLPQLQQTRRTTCMIYGEKEDLSETSRQWVKETAALFTAKAPLPSRRTTTP